From the genome of Monomorium pharaonis isolate MP-MQ-018 chromosome 2, ASM1337386v2, whole genome shotgun sequence, one region includes:
- the LOC105829939 gene encoding pollen-specific leucine-rich repeat extensin-like protein 1 gives MIEDLDAIEPAPLESQRTPTKLCNCGEVEFTAYKERGSFLRVRSTEVTWSTSGYLSPDEAIWDLRRRTSEGTEFRWELHTSTTDLDIARKTKCSCHSLTPGQKKSEGVHRGDLRKHHSAEGDKWSVENLLTPMHDLRKHSSDDTRFAREAKWLQVPDVMPNPKPRCTCPKVKTPPPASPVEVKKEPQEKEPEKPPQKPPQKEEKKLHYSKSLTPEEPAVTWEKPEVKRQASEDPRAARGKKDRPKLERSAQVRSESSRKWGFSHKEKKDKEKEKVSPVATKKSLRARWAMKQHVSLPAEKKVSKWYRSMDEPKSKSLRERPKYSIRRSMSPEPDPRQMSKLENRIVRRLISPEISITSTKWAPYEDSSPLPTIGMKKRDKQKHISDIKWTPYDESPSDIPVEVIDDKKWSPFENVTPTHCPPLEPVTPSKSDDEEFRWKILNQIAPFPLYQGGWKDESPEKTPPKKIMTTSDDDLSSPVWSPRVPTTPTAKRKSIIKPEYSPEYVSPVRRSGKSKLVRKGAFRKGGRSSLPWSPLEDKLPPQAGPPPPTVIVRAASEETKRQRPQLTRSTALLDVPKHIDATKRSLSEEGPRMHPRERPKPPGRTRSEEVSKYDDPWVKAESSELLVRRGRRSVTHGGSVVLARASRRA, from the exons ATGATCGAGGACTTGGACGCCATCGAGCCGGCACCGCTAGAATCGCAAAGAACGCCGACGAAGCTCTGTAACTGTGGGGAAGTCGAATTTACCGCTTATAAAGAACGCGGCTCTTTCCTCAGAGTACGCAGCACCGAGGTGACATGGAGCACCAGCGGCTATTTGTCACCCGACGAAGCAATCTGGGATCTGAGGAGGCGCACCAGCGAAGGTACAGAGTTCCGCTGGGAGCTCCATACCTCGACCACCGACTTAGATATCGCCAGGAAAACGAAGTGCAGCTGCCACAGTTTGACGCCAGGACAGAAGAAGTCGGAGGGCGTGCATCGCGGCGATCTCAGGAAGCACCACAGTGCGGAGGGGGACAAGTGGTCGGTGGAAAATCTGCTGACACCGATGCACGACTTGAGGAAGCACAGCAGCGACGACACCAGATTCGCGAGAGAGGCCAAATGGTTACAGGTGCCGGACGTAATGCCAAATCCAAAACCCAGGTGCACTTGTCCCAAAGTGAAGACACCGCCGCCCGCGTCACCAGTGGAAGTGAAGAAAGAGCCACAGGAGAAAGAGCCGGAAAAGCCGCCGCAGAAGCCGCCGCAGAAGGAGGAAAAGAAACTGCATTACTCGAAATCGCTAACACCCGAAGAACCGGCCGTGACATGGGAGAAACCGGAGGTAAAGAGGCAAGCTAGCGAGGATCCGAGAGCCGCCAGAGGAAAGAAGGATCGACCCAAATTGGAGCGCTCCGCTCAGGTGAGGAGCGAAAGTTCGAGAAAATGGGGCTTCAGtcacaaagagaaaaaagataaagaaaaagaaaaggtcAGTCCGGTAGCGACTAAGAAGTCCTTACGAGCAAGGTGGGCTATGAAACAGCACGTCTCTTTGCCCGCCGAGAAAAAGGTGTCGAAGTGGTACAGAAGCATGGATGAACCCAAAAGTAAGAGTCTACGCGAACGGCCCAAGTACAGCATACGCAGGAGCATGTCGCCGGAGCCAGATCCACGGCAGATGAGCAAGCTGGAGAACAGAATTGTACGGCGTCTGATTTCGCCAGAGATCAGCATCACCAGCACCAAGTGGGCACCATACGAGGACTCGTCGCCACTACCGACGATCGGAATGAAGAAGCGTGATAAGCAAAAGCACATCAGCGATATCAAGTGGACACCGTACGATGAGTCACCGAGCGACATCCCGGTCGAGGTAATCGACGACAAAAAGTGGTCACCCTTCGAAAATGTCACGCCTACGCACTGTCCGCCTCTGGAACCGGTGACGCCCAGCAAAAGCGACGACGAGGAATTCCGGTGGAAGATTCTCAATCAGATCGCGCCGTTCCCGCTCTATCAGGGTGGCTGGAAGGACGAATCGCCGGAGAAGACACCGCCGAAGAAGATCATGACCACGTCGGATGATGACTTGTCGTCGCCGGTCTGGTCACCGAGGGTGCCCACCACGCCCACCGCCAAGCGGAAAAGTATCATAAAGCCGGAATACTCGCCGGAGTATGTCTCGCCGGTGCGCAGGTCTGGCAAGTCCAAGCTCGTCCGGAAGGGTGCGTTCCGGAAGGGAGGACGGTCATCACTCCCCTGGAGTCCTTTGGAGGACAAACTGCCCCCCCAGGCCGGCCCTCCCCCGCCGACGGTAATAGTACGCGCTGCTAGCGAGGAGACTAAACGACAGAGGCCCCAGCTGACCAGATCCACGGCCCTGCTGGACGTGCCGAAGCATATAGACGCAACGAAAAGATCATTGAGCGAAGAGGGGCCGCGCATGCATCCTCGCGAACGTCCCAAACCACCCGGTAGAACTCGCAGCGAGGAAGTGTCCAAGTACGACGATCCTTGGGTCAAGGCCGAATCTTCCGAGCTGC TTGTTCGGAGAGGGAGGCGTTCCGTAACACACGGCGGCTCGGTTGTCCTCGCAAGGGCCTCAAGAAGAGCATAA